CCGTCCTCGAAATGGACGAGCTTCAGCGGGATCAAGCCGTGGTCGTGCGTCATGGCCACCACGACGTCGAACTCCCAGCGGAAGGCGCGAAGGAAGATCGTGTCCGGCGAATAGGGGCCCGTGGCGTCGATTCCCGATCCCCGGCAGGCATCTACCGCCGGCGCGATCATCGTTGTCTCCTCGCCCCCGAACAGCCCTCCCTCTCCCGCGTGGGGGTTCAGACCCGCCACGGCGATCCGGGGAGCGCCGGTTCCCATGTAGTTCCGGAAAAAAGCATCCGTAATCCGGATCGTTTTTTCGATGATCGCGGGAGACAGAAGTTCCAGCGCCCGGCGCAGCGCCACGTGGACGGTCACCAGGGCCACGCGCAGACGATCCCCGGCCAGCATCATCACCACCTCCGCCCCGCCGCAAAGTTCCGCCAGAAACTCGGTGTGCCCCGGGTGCGCGACGCCCGCGAGTTTGAGCCCTTCCTTCGTGATGGGGCAGGTGACGACGGCGTCTGCGCGCCCCGCGAGAACGTCTGCGGCCGCCGCCCGGATGTACTCCGCCATGGCGCAAGACCCCGCGGGGGTCCCCCTGCCGAAGGGGACCTCTTC
Above is a genomic segment from Deltaproteobacteria bacterium RBG_16_64_85 containing:
- a CDS encoding 4-hydroxythreonine-4-phosphate dehydrogenase PdxA, with amino-acid sequence MGAQPLPRIAVTMGDPAGIGPEIAVLALSRPEVFSCCRPVVYGDEGVLRRAAGLVGTDAGIVRHAAGEEVGPGRIAVLPLSSLATEEVPFGRGTPAGSCAMAEYIRAAAADVLAGRADAVVTCPITKEGLKLAGVAHPGHTEFLAELCGGAEVVMMLAGDRLRVALVTVHVALRRALELLSPAIIEKTIRITDAFFRNYMGTGAPRIAVAGLNPHAGEGGLFGGEETTMIAPAVDACRGSGIDATGPYSPDTIFLRAFRWEFDVVVAMTHDHGLIPLKLVHFEDGVNVTMGLPIIRTSVDHGTAYDIAGKGTANPASLLAAIRMAAGMAAMRK